ACCTGGACCTCGACTGGTTCACCCGCCACCTCCCCGCCGACGGCCGCGTCCAGGTCCGCGACATCACCGCCGGCACCTGCTGCATCGGCCTGTGGGGCCCACTCGCCCGCGAGGTGCTGCAGCCGCTGACCGACGCCGACTTCTCCAACGAGGGCCTGAAGTACTTCCGCGCCAAGCACGTCTACATCGGCTCGGTGCCGGTCACCGCGATGCGGCTGTCGTACGTCGGCGAGCTCGGGTGGGAGCTGTACACCACCGCCGACCAGGGGCAGAAGCTGTGGGACACCCTCTGGGCGGCGGCCGAGCCGCTCGGCGGGATCATCGCCGGCCGCGGCGCCTTCAACAGCCTCCGCCTGGAGAAGGGCTACCGCTCCTTCGGCACCGACATGACCTACGAGCACGACCCCTACGAGGCCGGCGTCGGCTTCGCCGTCAAGCTCGACAAGGGCGACTTCATCGGCAAGGCGGCGCTGGAGCGGCGCAAGACGGACGTGCGGCGCAGGCTGAGCTGCCTCACCATCGACGACCCGCGGGCCGTCGTGATGGGCAAGGAGCCGGTGTACGACGGTGACCGTGCCGTCGGTTACGTCACCAGCGCCGCGTACGGCTACACGATCGGCAAGGGCGTCGCCTACGCCTGGCTGCCGGTGGAGCTGGCCGAGCCCGGTACGACCGTGCACATCGGCTACTTCGACCAGCGCGTGGAAGCGGTGGTGGCCGAGGAGCCGTTGTTCGACCCGACCATGTCCCGCCTCCGTGGCTAGCCCTGGGGAAGGAGCTCCGCCGGTGACCGCACAACTCCTCGACGGCAAGGCGACCGCCGCCGCGATCCGCAGTGAACTCGCCGAGCGCGTCGCCAAGTTGACCGCCACCGCCGGCCGGCCGCCCGGCCTCGGAACCGTCCTGGTCGGCGACGACCCCGGCAGCCACGCCTACGTCGCCGGCAAGCACCGCGACTGCGCGCAGGCCGGGATCGCCTCCCTGCGCCGCGAACTGCCCGCCGACGCCACCCAGCGGCAGGTCGAGGACGTCATCGACGAACTCAACGCCGACACCGCCTGCACCGGCTACATCGTCCAGCTCCCGCTGCCGCGCCACCTGGACGCGGGCGCCGTCCTCGCCCGCATGGACCCGGCCAAGGACGCCGACGGCCTGCACCCGGTCAACCTCGGCCGGCTCGTCCTCGGCGTCGACGCCCCGCTGCCCTGCACCCCGCGCGGCATCGTCGAACTGCTCCGCCGCTACGAGGTCCCGCTCGCCGGAGCGCGGGTGTGCGTCATCGGCCGGGGCATCACGGTCGGACGGCCCATCGGGCTCCTGCTCACCCGCAGGTCCGAGAACGCCACCGTCACCCTGTGCCACACCGGAACCAAGGGCCTGGCCTGGCACGTACGCGAAGCGGACATCGTCGTCGCGGCGGCCGGCTCGCCCGGACTGATCACCAAGGACATGCTGCGCCCCGGCGCGGCCGTCCTGGACGTCGGCATCACCCGTACCGAGCACGGGCTCGTCGGCGACATCCACCCGGAGGCCGCCGAGGTCGCCGGATGGCTCGCCCCGATGCCCGGGGGAGTGGGACCCATGACCCGGGCGATGCTGCTCGCCAACGTCGTCGAGGCCGCCGAGAGGAACGCGACCGCCCTATGAACGCCTTGAACACGCCCCTGGCGGAGCTGGACCCCGAGGTCCACGAAGCGCTCCGCGCCGAGCTGCACCGCCAGCAGTCCACGCTGGAGATGATCGCCTCCGAGAACTTCGCGCCCACCGCCGTGATGGAGGCGCAGGGCTCGGTCGCGACCAACAAGTACGCCGAGGGCTATCCCGGCCGCCGCTACTACGGCGGCTGCGAACACGTCGACGTCACCGAGCGCCTGGCCATCGAGCGGGTCAAGTCCCTCTTCGGGGCGGCCTACGCCAACGTCCAGCCGCACTCGGGCGCGCAGGCCAACACCGCCGTGTTCTTCGCCCTCCTCCAGCCCGGCGACACGATTCTCGGCCTCGACCTCGCGCACGGCGGCCACCTCACCCACGGCATGCGCATCAACTACAGCGGCAAGATGCTGAACGTCGTGCCCTACCACGTCTGCGAGACGGACAACCTCGTGGACATGGACGAGGTGGCGCGGCTCGCCAAGGAGCACCGGCCCAAGATGATCATCGCGGGCTGGTCGGCGTATCCCAGGCAGCTCGACTTCGCGGCCTTCCGCCGTATCGCCGACGAGGTCGGTGCCCTCCTCATGGTCGACATGGCGCACTTCGCGGGCCTGGTCGCCGCCGGACTGCACCCGAGCCCCGTGCCGCACGCGCACGTGGTCACCACCACCACGCACAAGACCCTCGGCGGTCCCCGCGGCGGAGTCATCCTCACCGACGACGCCGACCTCGCCAAGAAGATCAACTCCGCGGTGTTCCCGGGCATGCAGGGCGGCCCGCTGGAGCACGTCATCGCGGCCAAGGCCGTGTCCTTCAAGGTCGCTGCCTCGCCCGAGTTCGCCGAACGCCAGGCCCGCACCCTGGCCGGCGCCCGCATCCTCGCCGAACGCCTCGCCCGGCCCGACGCGGCCGAGGCCGGGGTGAAGGTGCTCACGGGCGGCACGGACGTCCACCTCGTCCTCGTCGACCTGCGGGACTCCTCACTGGACGGCCGGCAGGCCGAAGACCTCCTCCACCGGATCGGCATCACCGTCAACCGCAACGCCGTCCCCTTCGACCCGCGCCCGCCCATGGTCACCTCCGGCCTGCGCATCGGCACCCCCGCCCTGGCCACCCGGGGCTTCACCGAGGCGGACTTCGCCGAAGTCGCCGACGTGATCGCGCGGGCCCTGAAGCCCGAGCCGGACGTGGCCGCCCTGCGCGCCCGCACCGAGGCGCTGGCCGCCAAGCACCCGCTCTACCCGCACCTCTCGCACGACGGAGACGCCCGATGAGCCCCCGCACCCCCGGCGCCGACCTCCCCGACCACCCCGACTGGCTCTGGCGCAACCCCGACCCCAAGCCGTCGTACGACGTGGTGATCGTGGGCGGCGGCGGCCACGGACTGGCCACCGCCCACTACCTGGCGAAGAACCACGGCATCACCAACGTCGCCGTCCTGGAGAAGGGCTGGCTCGCGGGCGGCAACATGGCCCGCAACACCACGATCATCCGCTCCAACTACCTGTGGGACGAGAGCGCGGGCATCTACGAGCACGCGCTGAAGCTCTGGGAAGGTCTGGAGGAGGAACTCGACTACCCGATCCTCTTCTCCCAGCGCGGTGTGCTGAACCTCGCCCACAGCCTGCAGGACGTCCGCGACAGCGTGCGCCGGGTCGAGGCCAACCGGCTCAACGGGGTCGACGCCGAATGGCTCGACGCGGAGCAGGTCAAAGAGGTCTGCCCGATCGTCAACACCTCACCCGACGTGCGCTACCCGGTCCTCGGCGGCACCTACCAGCCGCGCGCCGGCATCGCCAAGCACGACTACGTGGCCTGGGGCTTCGCCCGCTCCGCCGACGCGGCCGGCATCGACATCATCCAGAACTGCGAGGTCACCGGCCTGGACGTGGCCGGCGGCCGGGTGGTCGGCGTGCAGACGAGCCTGGGCCCGATCGCCGCGGGCAAGGTGGCCCTGTGCTCGGCCGGCCACACCTCGGTCCTCGCCGCCATGGCGGGCATCGAACTCCCGCTCCAGAGCCACCCGTTGCAGGCCCTGGTCTCCGAACTCCTGGAGCCGGTCCACCCGACGGTGGTGATGTCCAACGCGGTCCATGTGTACGTCAGCCAGGCGCACAAGGGCGAACTGGTCATGGGCGCGGGCATCGACGCGTACAACTCCTACACCCAGCGCGGCGCGTTCCACATCATCGAGGACCAGATGTCCGCCGCCCTGGAACTGTTCCCGGTCTTCGCCCGCGCCCATGTGCTGCGCACCTGGGGCGGCATCGTCGACGTCAGCCCCGACGCCTCGCCCATCGTCGGCCTCACCCCGGTCGACGACCTCTACCTCAACTGCGGCTGGGGTACAGGCGGTTTCAAGGCCACCCCGGGTGTCGGCTGGGTCTACGCCCACACCATCGCCCACGACACCCCCCACGCCCTCAACGCCCCCTTCTCGCTCGACCGTTTCACCACCGGCGCGCTCGTCGACGAGCACGGCGCGGCCGCGGTGGCCCACTAGGGAGCCGAACCATGCTGCTCATCCCCTGCCCGTGGTGCGGGCCCCGCGACGAGGCCGAGTTCCACTACGGCGGCCAGGCCCATGTGCCCTACCCCGAGGACCCCGCCGCCCTCACCGACGAGGAGTGGGCGCGGTACCTGTTCTTCCGTGACAACCCCAAGGGCCCGTTCGCCGAGAGGTGGAGCCATGCGGCGGGCTGCCGCAGGTGGTTCAACGCGGTGCGCAACACGGCGACGAACGAGATCCTCGCCGTCTACAAGGTGGGGGAGGCGCGTCCGGAGACGGCGGAGCGACCTGCGGTCACATCTCAGCCACGGTCGGCACCATCATCGGCCCGTCTGGAGGAGTTCGAGGACAAGGCCCCTTCAGGGCCGGCGGAGGTCCAGAGGGCGGAGCCCCCCAGCGGGGTCGAAGGGACAGAGCCCCTTCAGGACGGGACGGGCAGGGGCGGCTGGGGCGCGACATTCCGCACCCGCACCGGCGGCCGGATCGACCGCGACGCCCCCCTCACCTTCACCTTCGACGGCACCGAATACCAGGGATACCGCGGCGACACCCTCGCCTCCGCCCTCCTCGCCAACGGCGTCGTCCAGGCCGCCACCAGCATCACGCTGGGCCGCCCCCGAGGCATCTTCTCGGCCGGCGTCGAGGAACCCAACGCGGTCGTCCAGATCGAGGCCCCCTTCCCCGAGCCGATGCTCCCCGCCACGACCGTCGAGCTCTACGACGGCCTGGTGGCAAGCAGCCTCCCGGGCCAGGGACGCCTCGCCACCGAGCCCGACCCCGCCCGCTACGACGCCGTACACGCCCACTGCGACGTGCTGATCGTCGGCGCGGGCCCGGCCGGCCTCGCCGCAGCGGCGGCGGCAGCGCACAGCGGCGCACGCGTCATCCTCGCCGACGACCAGCCGGAACCCGGCGGCAGCCTGCTCGGCACCGGCGAGCACCTCGACTGGGTCGAGGCGACGCGCACACGGCTCGAAGCGGCCCCCGAGGTGCGCGTCCTGCGCCGCACCACCGTCTTCGGCCACTACGACGACAACCACCTCCTCGCCGTCGAGCGCCGCACCAACCACCTCGGCGCCGACGCCCCGGCGAACGTCTCCCGCGAGCGGGTCTGGCGGATCCGCGCCCGCCACGTCGTACTCGCCACCGGCGCCCACGAGCGCTCGCTGGCCTTCGGCGACAACGACCGGCCCGGCGTGATGCTGGCTTCCTCGGCCCGGACGTACCTCCACCGGTACGCGGTGCTGCCCGGCCGGCACGCGGTCGTGTTCACCACCAACGACAGCGCCTACGCCGCCGCGCTCGACCTGGCCGCGGCGGGCGTGCACATCGCCGCGATCGTCGACACCCGGCCCGAGCCGGGGGAGTGGGCCGAGCGCGCCCGGTCCGCCGGGATCGAGGTGCTCGCCGGGCACGCGGTCACCGGTACGGAGGGCGGGGCCCGCCTCACCGCCGTGACCGTCGCGCCGTACGGGAAGTCCGCCGGACAGCGGGAGTTCGCCGTCGACCTGCTGCTGGTCTCCGGCGGCTGGAACCCGGTCGCGCACCTGTTCAGCCAGGCGGGCGGCAAGCTCCGCCACGACGAGGCACTCGGCACGTTCGTGCCCGGCAGCGTCCGTCAGGCGGTGGAGGTCGCGGGCAGCGCCAACGGCGCCTTCGACCTGGCCACGGTTCTCACCCAGGGCGCGGCAGCCGGCGCCCGCGCGGTCGAGGCGGAGGGTTACACCGCCGAGGCGCCTGTCCTCCCGGCCGTGGCCGCCCAGCCGCACACGCCGCCCATGCAGGTCTTCACCATCCCCACCGACACCGGCGCCCCACGGTTCGTGGACCTCCAGCGCGACGTCACCGTGGCCGACCTGGCCCGGGCGACCGGCGCGGGCCTGCGCTCGGTGGAGCACACCAAGCGCTACACCACCGCCGGCACCGGGGGCGACCAGGGCAGGACGGGCGGCGTGCTGGCGAGCGGGGTCGTCGCCGAACTCCTCGGCGTGGACATCTCGGCGCTCGGCCTGCCCACCTTCCGGCCGCCGTACACCCCGGTCTCCTTCGCGGCCCTCGCGGGGCGCGACCGCGGCGCGCTGAGCGATCCGGTCCGCACGACCGCCCTGCACCAGTGGCATGTGGCGCACGGCGCGCTGTTCGAGAACGTCGGCCAGTGGAAGCGGCCCTGGTACTACCCGCAGGACGGCGAGGACATGGAGACCGCCGTGCTGCGCGAGTGCCGCGCCGCCCGCGAGGGCGTGGCCTTCATGGACGCCTCCACCCTCGGCAAGATCGACGTGCAGGGCCCGGACGCCGCGCTCTTCCTCGACCGGCTCTACACCAACATGATGAGCACCCTGAAGACCGGCATGATCCGCTACGGCGTGATGTGCCGCCCGGACGGCATGGTCTTCGACGACGGCACGGTCATCCGGCTCGCCCCGGACCGCTTCCTGGTCACCACCACGACCGGCAACGCGGCGGCCGTGCTGGACTGGATGGAGGAGTGGCTCCAGACCGAGTGGCCGGAACTAAGGGTCCACTGCACCTCGGTCACCGAGCAGTGGGCCACGGTGGCCCTGGTCGGCCCGCGCTCCCGCGCCGTACTCGGCTCGATCGCGCCCCAACTCGCCGTGAGCAACGAGGACTTCCCGTTCATGGCGTGGCGGGAGACGACCGTCGCCGGCATCGACGCGCGCGTGTGCCGGATCAGCTTCTCCGGCGAACTCGCCTATGAGATCAACGTGTCACCGTGGGACGCCCTCGCGCTGTGGGAGGCGCTGTACGAGGCCGGTGCCCCGTACGGCATCACCCCGTACGGCACCGAGACCATGCACGTCCTGCGCGCCGAGAAGGGGTACCCGATCGTCGGCCAGGACACCGACGGCACGGTCACTCCGCAGGACCTCGGCATGAGCTGGGTGGTGTCGAAGAAGAAGCCGGACTTCGTCGGCAAACGCTCCTACGCCCGCGCCGACACCGTCCGCCCCGACCGCAAGCACCTCGTCGGGCTCCTCACCGAGGACCCGGCCGTCTTCCTCCCGGAGGGCACGCACCTGGTCGCCGACCGTGAACTGCCCGCCCCGCCGGTGCCGATGCTCGGCCATGTCACCTCCAGCTACCGCAGTGCGGCGCTCGGCCGGACCTTCGCGCTCGCCCTGATCAAGGGCGGCCGGGACCGCATCGGCGAACGCCTCTACGCGCCCGTCGGCGACCGGCTGGTCCCGGTGACCGTCGCCGGTCCCGTCCTCTACGACCCCGAGGGAGCCCGCCGCGATGGCTGACACCGCCCCGACCGCATGGCAGCGCAGCCACCTGGCCGACGCCGCCCACCGCCTGGCCGCCGCGACGCGCTCCTCCCGGGGCGCGATCCGCCTTGCCGAACTCCCCTTCCTGGCCCAGGTGAACGTCCGCCTCGACGCCAAGGGCCCGGCGGCGGACGCCGTCGGACTGGCCCTGGGACTCCAACTTCCGCTGGAACCCAACACCGTCGTGCACGCGGGGGACGTGACCGTGGTGTGGCTGGGCCCCGACGAATGGCTGGTGGTGGGCCGGCCCGGAACCGAGCGGGACCTGGAGGGCCGGATCCGCTCGGCGGCGGGAGACGAACCGGTCTCCGTCACCGACGTCTCCGCCCAGCGCACCACCCTCCTGGTCGGCGGACCCCGTGCCCGCGACCTGCTGGCGCACGGCTGCGCACTGGACCTGCACCCGCGCGCCTTCGGCCCCGGCCGCTGCGCCCAGACGACACTGGCCCGCACCCAGGTCGTCCTGGTGGCCCGCGACGAGTCCAGGGCCGGTTTCTGGGTGCTGGTGCGCTCCTCCTTCGCCGGCTATCTGGCGGACTGGCTGCTGGACGCGGCCGTCGAATACCGGTGAGCGGCCCGGCAGGGCGGCGGAAATGACCCGGCGGTGCCGGGCCGGCGCGGACGGTCGGCCCGGCACCGCCGTTGCCTACCCGGCGCATCCCGGCGACTTCTTGACAACGGTGGGGCCCAACCTCACACTGTCGTTGCGCTAAGCGCATTCGGTTTCATAATATGCACCGAGGTGGTCCGATGATTCCCGTGTGCCCTCTCGCCGATCTGCCCCGGGGCGAGGCGTTCCGGCTCGAGAACGACCCACCCGTCGCCGTGTTCCACACCGAGGACGGCGAGGTCTACGCGATCGACGACACCTGCACCCACCAGGACGCCTCGCTGGCCGATGGCTGGCTGGAGGGGTGCGAGGTCGAATGCCCCCTGCACGCTTCCAAGTTCGATCTGCGCACCGGCAGCGTGGACGCACCCCCGGCCCGTCGCCCCGTGCGCACCCACCGGGTCGTCGTGGAGAACGGCATGATCCACGTCGAGCTCTCCGAGGCCCCGCCGAACCTTCCGCCCTCCTGCGTGGCCGCCCGGCTCGGAGGCGTCGCGGCCGCCGGAGGCGGCGCGTGAGGACCGTGGCGGTCGCCGCGCTCGGCGTGAACCGGCGCCGGCGGCCGGCCGTGACAGCGGCAGGGTGGACGGGGTGCCGGTGAACGCCACCGACCACGCCACTGCGTCAACGCGTCCTGGGACACCGGAAGTTGATCCCTGCGGACTTCCACGGCCCGGCCGGACGCTGGTCATGGGCGTGGTGAACGTCACGCCGGACTCGTTCTCCGACGGCGGACGGTCGTTCGCCCCGGAGGCTGCCGTGGCGCACGGACTCGCCTTGCTGGCACAGGGTGCCGACATCGTGGACGTGGGCGGCGAGTCGACCCGCCCCGGCGCGACGCGACCGCCGGCCGACGAGGAGCTGCGGCGCGTCCTGCCCGTCGTCCGGGAACTCGCGGCGGCGGGCGCGGTCGTCAGCGTCGACACCATGCGGGCCGAGGTCGCCGCCCGCGCCCTCGACGCCGGTGCACGGATGGTGAACGACGTCTCGGGCGGTCTCGCCGACCCGGAGATGCTGCCGCTCATGGCACGGGCGAAGACGCCGTACGTGCTGATGCACTGGCGCGGCCACTCCGCCGGCATGCAGGCGAACGCCCACTACGACGACGTCGTCACCGACGTGGTCGACGAACTGCGCCTGAGGATCGATGCCGCGCTGCAGGCGGGAATCCCGCCCGGATGCCTGATCATCGACCCGGGACTGGGCTTCGCGAAAGCGCCCGAGCACAACTGGGACCTGCTGGCCCGGCTGGGGGAGGTCCGCGCGCTGGGCCGCCCCGTTCTCGTGGGCGCGTCGCGCAAGTCCTTCCTGGGCCGGCTGCTGGCCGATCCGACGACGGGACAACCACGCCCGGCGCCGCTACGGGACGCCGCGACCACCGCCGTATCGGTCCTGGCCGCGGCGCAGGGCGTCTGGTGCCTGCGCGTGCACGACGTGGCCTCCACCCGCGACGCGGTACGGGTGACGGCCCGCTGGGGCGCCGAGGCGGCGGCCCCGGCACCGCGGCCTCTGCAACACCTCGGCGCGTGACGGCGGTTCCGCGTCACTTCGGCCTTCTCGGCCCGCTTCCCCGAGGCCACCAGTGCGGAACTCAGCCCAGGTAACCCATCCGGTGGCTGATCTCCTGCGCACCCTTGAGCAGCAGGGGTGCCAGTTCGTGGATGCGCTCCTCGGTGAAGCGGTAGGCGGGGCCGGACGCGCTGAGGGCGGCGACGACCCCTCCGTGGTGGGAGCGGATCGGGGCCGCCATGGCGTGCAGTCCGATCTCCAGCTCCTCCATCGTCACCGCGTACCCGCGTTCCCGCGCCTCGGCGAGGTTCTTCTCCAGCTTCGACCTCGCGGTCAGGGTGTGCGGGGTGAGCTTGAGCAGCCCCGAGGCCGCGAGGACCTCGGCGCGCTCCTTCTCCGGCAGGTGCGCGAGCAGGATCTTGCCGCTGGACGTGGCGTGCACCGGGGTGAGCTGCCCGACCCAGTTGTGGGTGCCGACGGCGCCCGGGCCGCGCACCTGGTACAGGTTGACGGCGTAATGCTCCTGCAGCACGGCGATGTTGACGGTCTCGCCGATCTCCTCGCTGAGCCGCTCGCAGACCTCACGGCCCTGCTGCGTGATGTCGAGGCGGCCCGTGACCGCGCCGGCCAGGCGCACGATGCCGAACCCGAGCCGGTACTTGCCGCGATCGGCCGCCTGCTCCACCAGACCGCGCGCTTCCAGTGCCCCGAGCAGACGGAACGCGGTCGACTTGTGGACGTCGATCTCGGCGGCGACCTCGCTGACACCCGCCTCCCCGCGCTGGGCGAGGATCTCCAGGACGCTGACGGCACGGTCGACGGACTGCACCCCGCTCACCGCCGGAGCTGTTGTTTCGCCATCTGCGGTGTAGTTGCTCATAGCGCAACTATACGCAATACCGGCCGCTGAGCCCCGTGGTTCGCAGAGGGAGGGTATACGACGGCTCCCCGGGGAGGGGAGCCGTCGTCGCCGGTGTTCTCGCGGGCCGCGCGATCGGTGCCGTCAGCGGAAGACGACCGTGCAGTTGCCGTTGGCCAGCACGCGGCTCTCGCTGTGCCACTGCACGGCGCGCGACAGGACCCGGGCCTCGACGTCGCGGCCCATGGTGACCAGCTCGTCCGGGGTGTGGGAGTGGTTCACGCGGACGACGTCCTGCTCGATGATCGGGCCCTCGTCGAGGTCGGGCGTGACGTAGTGCGCGGTGGCTCCGACGAGCTTGACGCCGCGCCGGTGCGCCTGCACATACGGCCGGGCGCCCTTGAAGCTCGGCAGGAACGAGTGGTGGATGTTGATGGCCCGGCCGTCGAGCCGCTTGCACAGGTCGTCGGAGAGGATCTGCATGTAGCGGGCCAGCACCACCAGGTCTACGTCGAGCTCGGCGACGAGCTCCAGCAGCCGGGCCTCCGCCTCGGCCTTGGTCTGCTGGGTGACCGGGATGTGGTGGAAGGGGATGCCGTAGTTCCGGGCCAGCGGTTCGAAGTCGCGGTGGTTGGAGACGATCGCCGGGATCTCGATGTTGAGCGAGCCCGTGGACTGGCGGAAGAGCAGGTCGTTCAGGCAGTGGCCGAACTTCGACACCATGATCAGGGTGCGGGTCGGGGTCGTGACGTCGTGCAGCTGCCAGGTGATCCGGTACGCCTCGGCGACCGGGCCGAAGTCGGTGCGCAGCTGCTCAAGGGGCGTAGCCGGGGCGGAGACCTCGAAGTGCATCCGCATGAAGAAGCGGTCCTGGAGGCGGTCGTCGAACTGCTGGCTCTCGAGGATGTTGCCCGAGTGGTTCACGAGAAAGCTGGTGACGGCGTGGACGAGGCCGGCCCGGTCGGGGCAGGAGAGGGTGAGGACGAACTCGCGGCCGGGCTGCGGGCGAGAAGACATGACATCCTCCGTAGTGCGCAGTACGCAACGATGAGAGTGATGCGCAACATCGTCCGGTGCGAACGGCGGCCGGTCAAGAGGCTTGTTCTCTGTTGTGCGAGAAGCCGCGCCATGCGCAACGGTTCGGCGTCTCCGGGTCGGCGTCAGCTGGCGTTCCGTGAAGCGCAACGCTGTGCGCTGTTTGGAACCGATGCGTGTTCGTCTCTTGACAACCCTCCGGCGCAACGAAAGCATGTTGCGCATAGCGAGCATTGTTGTGCTATCTGAGACAACGTCCGATCTTCCCGCCCCTGCCGAGCATCCGCTACCCGGAGGTTCCCCATGACCATCACCGTCGTCGGAGCGTCGCTGGCGGGACTGAGCACGGTCCGCGCACTGCGCGCGGAGGGCTACGACGGCGGCATCGTGGTCGTAGGAGAAGAGCGTCACCTCCCTTACGACCGCCCCCCGTTGTCCAAGGACTTCCTCAAGGGCGACCTCGACGCCGACGCTCTCGCGCTCGGTGACGCGGGCGAATACCAGGACCTGGACGTGCGGTGGCTGCTCGGCGAGCGAGCGGTACGGCTCGACCCCGCCGACCGCTCGGTGACCCTGGCCGGAGGACGCCGCCTGCGCACCCAAGGCGTCGTCATCGCCACCGGTGCCACTCCCCGGACACTCCCCGGCGCGGACGGGCTGGCCGGCGTCCACACCCTGCGCACCCTGGACGACGCCCAGGCCCTGCGCGCCGAGCTGCTGAACGGCCTGCCCCGGATCGTCGTCATCGGCGCCGGTTTCATCGGCGCCGAGGTGGCGTCCACCGCCCACCGGCTCGGGCTCCACGTCACCGTCGTCGAGGCGCTCGACGTACCACTGGAGCGCCAACTGGGGCGCGAGATGGGGCTGGTGTGCTCCTCGCTGCACAGCGACCACGGGGTTGGTCTGCTGTGCGGCATGGGCGTGGCGGGACTCCTCGGCGACGGCCGGGTCACCGGAGTGCGACTGGCGGACGGGCGGGTGCTGCCGGCCGACGTCGTGGTCGTCGGGGTGGGCGTGCGGCCCGCCACCGACTGGCTCGCCGGTTCCGGCGTCGAGGTGGACGACGGCGTGGTGTGTGACGCCGGCTGCGCCACCGGCGTCCCGGGCGTGGTCGCCGTCGGAGACGTCGCCCGCTGCCCCCACCCGTTCACCGGGCGGCACGCGCGCATCGAGCACTGGAGCAACGCCACGCAGCAGGCGACGACCGCCGCCCGCACACTGCTCTCGGGTGTGTCGGTCCCCGCCCCGGTCACCGCGCCGTACTTCTGGTCCGACCAGTACCAGGTGCGCATCCAGCTCGCCGGGCATGTCGCTCCCGGCGCCGTGCCCCAGGTCGTCGACGGCGACCTCGACAGCCGTTCCTTCACCGCCGTCTACCGGCGCGAGGACACCCCGGTCGCGGTGCTCTCCCTGAACCAGCCGAAGCTGTTCAACCGACTCCGCCGCACCCTCACCCCCGCCGCCGTAACCGCCGGCGCCGCCTCATGAGCCCGCGCCCTGTCCGTCGACGGCCCCGCACGTCGCCGAGGCACAAGCACCCTCTCCACCCAGACCTGTAACCGAGATCCCTCCCCCAGGGGTGTGCCCGGCACATGCCCGGCACGCTCCGCCCGTCCCACGGAGTA
Above is a genomic segment from Streptomyces fodineus containing:
- a CDS encoding NAD(P)/FAD-dependent oxidoreductase, with the translated sequence MTITVVGASLAGLSTVRALRAEGYDGGIVVVGEERHLPYDRPPLSKDFLKGDLDADALALGDAGEYQDLDVRWLLGERAVRLDPADRSVTLAGGRRLRTQGVVIATGATPRTLPGADGLAGVHTLRTLDDAQALRAELLNGLPRIVVIGAGFIGAEVASTAHRLGLHVTVVEALDVPLERQLGREMGLVCSSLHSDHGVGLLCGMGVAGLLGDGRVTGVRLADGRVLPADVVVVGVGVRPATDWLAGSGVEVDDGVVCDAGCATGVPGVVAVGDVARCPHPFTGRHARIEHWSNATQQATTAARTLLSGVSVPAPVTAPYFWSDQYQVRIQLAGHVAPGAVPQVVDGDLDSRSFTAVYRREDTPVAVLSLNQPKLFNRLRRTLTPAAVTAGAAS
- the folP gene encoding dihydropteroate synthase translates to MGVVNVTPDSFSDGGRSFAPEAAVAHGLALLAQGADIVDVGGESTRPGATRPPADEELRRVLPVVRELAAAGAVVSVDTMRAEVAARALDAGARMVNDVSGGLADPEMLPLMARAKTPYVLMHWRGHSAGMQANAHYDDVVTDVVDELRLRIDAALQAGIPPGCLIIDPGLGFAKAPEHNWDLLARLGEVRALGRPVLVGASRKSFLGRLLADPTTGQPRPAPLRDAATTAVSVLAAAQGVWCLRVHDVASTRDAVRVTARWGAEAAAPAPRPLQHLGA
- the purU gene encoding formyltetrahydrofolate deformylase encodes the protein MSSRPQPGREFVLTLSCPDRAGLVHAVTSFLVNHSGNILESQQFDDRLQDRFFMRMHFEVSAPATPLEQLRTDFGPVAEAYRITWQLHDVTTPTRTLIMVSKFGHCLNDLLFRQSTGSLNIEIPAIVSNHRDFEPLARNYGIPFHHIPVTQQTKAEAEARLLELVAELDVDLVVLARYMQILSDDLCKRLDGRAINIHHSFLPSFKGARPYVQAHRRGVKLVGATAHYVTPDLDEGPIIEQDVVRVNHSHTPDELVTMGRDVEARVLSRAVQWHSESRVLANGNCTVVFR
- a CDS encoding IclR family transcriptional regulator; translation: MSNYTADGETTAPAVSGVQSVDRAVSVLEILAQRGEAGVSEVAAEIDVHKSTAFRLLGALEARGLVEQAADRGKYRLGFGIVRLAGAVTGRLDITQQGREVCERLSEEIGETVNIAVLQEHYAVNLYQVRGPGAVGTHNWVGQLTPVHATSSGKILLAHLPEKERAEVLAASGLLKLTPHTLTARSKLEKNLAEARERGYAVTMEELEIGLHAMAAPIRSHHGGVVAALSASGPAYRFTEERIHELAPLLLKGAQEISHRMGYLG